A part of Labrys wisconsinensis genomic DNA contains:
- a CDS encoding (R)-mandelonitrile lyase — MRLPAAMVAALSLANPAEAEQKPTPERVAPPIVREITPALGDYTDAVLFGDVWKRPELSPRDRSLVTVAALIAGGHTAQMTGHVNRALDNGVKPGEIAAIITHLAFYAGWPRAMSAVGIAKEVFAQRGVGPGQLASAPGAPLPVDAASEAKRVAAVEAQAGAVTPALAHYTNSVLFGDLWRRADLAPRDRSLVTIVALIVGGQVDQLPFHLNRGMDNGLTRTQVSEVITHLAFYAGWPRAMSAIPVAKTVFEARTATTGEAAKSDDQGAKTVEILRKGSQPPTQGSADYFTGSVRVDSRFQRDAPARIGGAFVTFEPGARTAWHTHPLGQTLIVTAGSGWVQREGGPIEAINVGDIVWIPPGLKHWHGATASLDMTHVAIAEALDGKAVDWLEQVSDEQYGQAAPGPSGG, encoded by the coding sequence ATGAGACTGCCCGCAGCCATGGTTGCCGCCCTGTCCCTGGCCAATCCGGCCGAGGCGGAGCAGAAGCCGACGCCCGAGCGCGTGGCCCCGCCCATCGTGCGCGAGATCACGCCGGCGCTCGGCGACTACACCGATGCCGTCCTCTTCGGCGACGTCTGGAAGCGCCCCGAGCTCAGCCCCCGGGACCGCAGCCTCGTCACCGTCGCCGCGCTCATCGCCGGCGGGCACACCGCCCAGATGACCGGCCATGTCAACCGCGCCCTCGACAACGGCGTCAAGCCCGGCGAGATCGCGGCGATCATCACCCACCTCGCCTTCTACGCCGGCTGGCCGCGCGCCATGTCGGCCGTCGGCATCGCCAAGGAGGTGTTCGCGCAGCGCGGGGTCGGGCCCGGCCAGCTCGCATCCGCCCCCGGCGCACCTCTGCCGGTCGACGCGGCCAGCGAGGCCAAGCGTGTGGCCGCTGTCGAGGCCCAGGCCGGCGCCGTCACGCCGGCTCTCGCGCACTACACCAACAGCGTCCTGTTCGGCGACCTGTGGCGGCGCGCCGACCTCGCGCCGCGAGACCGCAGCCTGGTGACGATCGTCGCCCTGATCGTCGGCGGCCAGGTCGACCAGCTGCCGTTTCATCTGAACCGGGGTATGGACAACGGCCTGACCCGGACACAGGTGTCTGAGGTGATCACGCATCTGGCCTTCTATGCCGGCTGGCCTCGGGCGATGTCCGCCATCCCCGTGGCCAAGACGGTGTTCGAGGCGCGCACGGCCACGACGGGCGAGGCCGCCAAGTCCGACGATCAAGGAGCAAAGACAGTGGAAATCCTGCGCAAGGGTTCACAGCCGCCCACCCAGGGATCGGCCGACTATTTCACCGGCTCGGTCCGGGTCGACTCGCGCTTCCAGCGCGACGCGCCGGCGCGGATCGGCGGCGCGTTCGTCACCTTCGAGCCTGGCGCCCGCACCGCCTGGCACACCCATCCGCTCGGCCAGACCTTGATCGTCACCGCCGGCAGCGGCTGGGTGCAGCGCGAGGGTGGCCCGATCGAGGCGATCAACGTCGGCGACATCGTCTGGATCCCGCCGGGCCTGAAGCATTGGCACGGCGCCACGGCGAGCTTGGACATGACCCATGTTGCCATCGCCGAGGCGCTCGACGGCAAGGCCGTCGACTGGCTGGAGCAGGTGTCCGACGAGCAATACGGACAGGCTGCGCCCGGCCCGAGCGGCGGCTGA
- a CDS encoding AraC family transcriptional regulator: MLDRSSETVAGGLPADPLSQVLQDLRLSGVAYGRCELGRPWGLEFPPAQAARFHFVVDGECWLRTPEGPWIRLDVGDVVLLPRGTGHALADRPERPTRPIDDFPLETIGDRTYRLADGTGPGAVLFCGTVGFEEPSVHPLLGLMPSYLRICADAGSDATLPALLTLMAEEVLGQRIGAATVLTRLADLVIARIVRAWVEAQCGEPTGWLAAIRDPRIGRALAAIHRKPEQPWSVAALAQVARCSRSAFSERFTAVVGVSPARYLARWRMHVAGLWLRRQRLTVTEVALRLGYESEASFSRAFKRAMGRPPSAFRRPALDEPSPERPVRA, encoded by the coding sequence ATGCTTGACCGTTCGTCCGAGACCGTGGCCGGCGGACTGCCGGCCGATCCGCTCAGCCAGGTGCTGCAGGACCTGCGCCTGTCCGGCGTGGCCTATGGCCGCTGCGAGCTCGGACGCCCCTGGGGCCTGGAATTCCCGCCGGCGCAGGCGGCGCGGTTCCACTTCGTCGTCGACGGCGAGTGCTGGCTGCGCACGCCCGAGGGGCCGTGGATCCGGCTCGACGTCGGCGACGTCGTGCTGCTGCCGCGCGGCACCGGCCATGCCCTGGCCGATCGGCCGGAGCGGCCGACCCGGCCGATCGACGATTTTCCGCTGGAGACCATCGGCGATCGGACCTACCGCCTCGCCGACGGCACCGGCCCGGGCGCGGTGCTGTTCTGCGGCACGGTCGGCTTCGAGGAGCCCTCGGTCCATCCGCTGCTGGGGCTGATGCCGTCCTATCTGCGCATATGTGCCGACGCAGGAAGCGATGCGACGCTGCCCGCGCTTCTGACGCTGATGGCCGAGGAAGTGCTGGGGCAGCGCATCGGCGCGGCCACGGTGCTGACCCGCCTCGCCGATCTGGTGATCGCCCGCATCGTGCGGGCCTGGGTCGAGGCGCAATGCGGCGAGCCGACCGGCTGGCTGGCCGCCATTCGCGACCCGAGGATCGGCCGCGCCCTGGCGGCGATCCACCGCAAGCCCGAGCAGCCCTGGTCGGTCGCCGCCCTGGCGCAGGTGGCGCGATGCTCGCGCTCGGCCTTCTCCGAGCGCTTCACCGCGGTGGTCGGCGTCTCGCCGGCCCGCTACCTCGCGCGCTGGCGCATGCATGTCGCCGGCCTGTGGCTGCGACGCCAGCGGCTGACGGTGACGGAGGTGGCGCTGCGGCTCGGCTATGAATCCGAAGCCTCGTTCAGCCGCGCCTTCAAGCGCGCCATGGGCCGGCCGCCGAGCGCCTTCAGGCGCCCGGCGCTCGATGAGCCATCGCCGGAGCGACCGGTCAGGGCTTGA
- the paoA gene encoding aldehyde dehydrogenase iron-sulfur subunit PaoA, producing MQSSPELELSRRDLLVSAAASVAATAAPSAANAQAPTAVTPSVSGAPVMSKVSFTVNGRVRALELDTRTSLLDVLREHLHLTGTKKGCDHGQCGACTVTVDGRRINSCLTLAVMHEGDSITTIEGLGTPGHLHPMQAAFVRHDGYQCGYCTPGQICSAVAVLDEIKAGIPSHVSADLIATPAVTEAEIRERMSGNICRCGAYSNIVEAIVEVAGRKA from the coding sequence ATGCAAAGTTCCCCTGAACTCGAACTGTCCCGGCGCGACCTGCTGGTCAGCGCGGCCGCCTCCGTGGCGGCGACGGCAGCGCCGTCCGCGGCCAACGCGCAGGCGCCCACTGCCGTCACGCCCTCAGTGTCGGGGGCGCCGGTCATGTCGAAGGTATCCTTCACCGTGAACGGGCGTGTCCGGGCGCTCGAGCTCGACACGCGCACCAGCCTGCTCGACGTGCTGCGCGAGCATCTCCACCTCACCGGCACCAAGAAGGGGTGCGATCACGGCCAATGCGGCGCCTGCACCGTGACCGTCGACGGCCGGCGCATCAATTCCTGCCTGACGCTCGCCGTGATGCACGAAGGCGACAGCATCACCACCATCGAGGGGCTGGGCACGCCGGGACACCTCCACCCGATGCAGGCCGCCTTCGTCAGGCATGACGGCTACCAGTGCGGCTATTGCACGCCGGGGCAGATCTGCTCGGCCGTGGCGGTGCTGGACGAGATCAAGGCCGGCATCCCCAGCCATGTCAGCGCCGACCTCATCGCGACGCCGGCGGTGACGGAAGCCGAGATCCGCGAGCGCATGAGCGGCAATATCTGTCGTTGCGGCGCCTACTCCAACATTGTCGAGGCGATCGTCGAGGTCGCAGGGAGGAAGGCATGA
- a CDS encoding GYD domain-containing protein, whose protein sequence is MTTYIMLATWTDQGARSARDSPARLDKARQLLKEMGGDFKLFYLTMGQYDFVAVYEAPDDAVAARFNLQLGMLGNVRTQTLKAFPEAAYREIMRGIG, encoded by the coding sequence ATGACCACCTATATCATGCTCGCCACCTGGACCGACCAAGGCGCTCGCAGCGCCAGGGACTCGCCCGCCCGCCTCGACAAGGCGCGCCAGCTGCTGAAGGAGATGGGCGGCGACTTCAAGCTCTTCTACCTCACCATGGGCCAGTACGACTTCGTCGCGGTCTACGAGGCCCCGGACGATGCCGTCGCCGCCCGCTTCAACCTGCAGCTCGGCATGCTCGGCAATGTCCGCACCCAGACGCTGAAGGCGTTCCCGGAGGCGGCCTATCGCGAGATCATGCGCGGGATCGGCTAG
- a CDS encoding cupin domain-containing protein, translating to MRIAACIAAAGLALLAAGARAEESAAVKPVVVTTILSTTTTAAGQPIRLPQGDITLSVSDYRIAPGARLPVHMHPFPRYAYVLEGTIAVTLPDSGQRFVYHQGDVIVEVVGLWHYGVNEGTTPVRLIVFDQVPGNTPATVLKP from the coding sequence ATGAGAATCGCTGCCTGCATCGCCGCCGCCGGCCTCGCCCTTCTCGCCGCCGGCGCCCGCGCCGAGGAGAGCGCCGCCGTCAAGCCGGTCGTGGTCACGACCATCCTGTCCACCACCACGACGGCGGCCGGCCAGCCGATCCGGCTGCCCCAGGGCGACATCACGCTGTCGGTCTCGGACTACCGCATCGCGCCCGGCGCCCGGCTGCCGGTGCACATGCATCCCTTCCCGCGCTACGCCTACGTGCTCGAGGGCACCATCGCGGTGACGCTGCCCGACAGCGGGCAGCGTTTCGTCTATCACCAGGGCGACGTCATCGTCGAAGTGGTGGGGCTGTGGCACTATGGCGTGAACGAGGGCACGACCCCGGTGCGGCTGATCGTGTTCGATCAGGTGCCGGGCAACACGCCGGCCACCGTGCTCAAGCCCTGA
- a CDS encoding aldo/keto reductase — protein MQKRKLGQGGLVVSAIGLGCMGMSFGYGPAVDKQAGIALIRAAVERGVTFFDTAEVYGPFANEELVGEALAPVRQQVVIATKFGFRFDPQTNKQAGLDSRPEHIKAVAEASLKRLRTDVIDLFYQHRVDPDVPIEDVAGAVKDLIQDGKVRHFGLSEAGAQTIRRAHAVQPVVALQSEYSLWWREPEQEILPTLEELGIGFVPFSPLGKGFLTGAISETTTFDSSDFRNIVPRFSPEARKANQALVDLLGQIAAKKQVTPAQIALAWLLAQKPWIVPIPGTTKLHRLEENVGAAAVELTPEDLGEIEGALAQVAVQGARYPEHLQRLVGR, from the coding sequence ATGCAGAAGCGCAAACTCGGACAAGGCGGTCTCGTCGTCTCGGCCATCGGCCTCGGCTGCATGGGCATGAGCTTCGGCTATGGCCCGGCCGTCGACAAGCAGGCCGGGATCGCGCTGATCCGCGCCGCCGTCGAGCGCGGCGTCACCTTCTTCGACACCGCCGAGGTCTACGGCCCGTTCGCGAACGAGGAGCTGGTCGGCGAGGCTCTCGCACCCGTCCGGCAGCAGGTGGTGATCGCCACCAAGTTCGGGTTCAGGTTCGATCCGCAGACGAACAAGCAAGCCGGGCTCGACAGCCGGCCGGAGCACATCAAGGCGGTCGCGGAAGCCTCGCTGAAGCGGCTGCGGACCGACGTCATCGACCTGTTCTACCAGCACCGCGTCGACCCCGACGTGCCGATCGAGGACGTGGCGGGCGCCGTCAAGGACCTGATCCAGGACGGCAAGGTTCGGCATTTCGGCCTGTCCGAGGCCGGCGCGCAGACCATCCGGCGGGCCCATGCCGTCCAGCCGGTCGTCGCCCTGCAGAGCGAATATTCGCTGTGGTGGCGCGAGCCGGAGCAGGAGATCCTGCCGACGCTGGAGGAGCTCGGCATCGGCTTCGTCCCCTTCAGCCCGCTGGGCAAGGGCTTCCTCACCGGCGCGATCAGCGAGACCACGACCTTCGACAGCAGCGATTTCCGCAACATCGTTCCCCGCTTCTCGCCGGAGGCCCGCAAGGCCAACCAGGCCCTGGTCGATCTCCTCGGCCAGATCGCCGCGAAGAAGCAGGTGACGCCGGCGCAGATCGCGCTCGCCTGGCTGCTGGCGCAGAAGCCGTGGATCGTGCCGATCCCCGGCACCACCAAGCTGCACCGCCTGGAGGAGAATGTCGGCGCGGCGGCGGTCGAGCTCACGCCCGAGGATCTCGGCGAGATCGAGGGCGCCCTCGCCCAGGTGGCGGTGCAGGGCGCCCGCTATCCCGAACATCTGCAGCGCCTGGTCGGCCGCTGA
- a CDS encoding SDR family oxidoreductase: MPAQEATTPSDLAGQVVAVVGASSGIGLAAVRAAAGRGARVVMLARSAAQLQEAARGIAGDVQAVAMDMLDRSAVERAIGGLARLDHLVLTAVADELARRAPVAALTDAQVERSFDRLRGYICAVRAAAPRLAGRGSITMVNGASAVKPPRQGFSLLAAENASILGFGRALALELSPQRVNVVMAGVVDTPIHAGRREQVRAWAESEDLPARRFGQPDDLAQAILFLMTNPYSTGAVLTVDGGLTAT, encoded by the coding sequence ATGCCTGCGCAGGAGGCCACCACCCCGTCCGACCTCGCCGGGCAGGTCGTCGCCGTCGTCGGCGCCAGCTCCGGCATCGGCCTCGCCGCCGTCCGCGCCGCGGCAGGGCGCGGCGCCCGCGTCGTGATGCTCGCCCGCTCGGCGGCGCAGCTGCAGGAGGCGGCGCGCGGCATCGCCGGCGACGTCCAGGCCGTGGCGATGGACATGCTGGACCGATCCGCCGTCGAGCGCGCCATCGGCGGTCTCGCCCGGCTCGACCATCTCGTGCTCACCGCCGTGGCCGACGAGCTCGCCCGCCGCGCGCCCGTCGCGGCGCTGACCGATGCGCAGGTCGAGCGCAGCTTCGACAGGCTGCGCGGCTATATCTGCGCGGTGCGCGCGGCGGCGCCACGCCTCGCCGGGCGGGGCTCGATCACCATGGTGAACGGCGCCTCGGCGGTGAAGCCGCCGCGCCAGGGCTTCTCGCTGCTGGCCGCCGAGAACGCCTCGATCCTCGGCTTCGGCCGGGCGCTCGCCCTGGAGCTGTCGCCGCAGCGGGTCAACGTGGTGATGGCCGGCGTGGTCGACACGCCGATCCATGCCGGGCGTCGCGAGCAGGTGCGGGCCTGGGCCGAGTCGGAGGACCTGCCGGCCCGACGCTTCGGCCAGCCCGATGACCTCGCCCAGGCCATCCTGTTCCTGATGACCAATCCCTACAGCACCGGCGCGGTGCTGACGGTCGATGGCGGCCTGACCGCAACCTGA
- a CDS encoding NADPH-dependent F420 reductase — protein sequence MERTPVHGPNAVHQPRAGVRRDIMKIGIIGTGHMGRALGTGWARSGHAVLFGSRDRAKAESAAAAAPSARAGSFAEAAAFGEVVLYTVRDVLPSALLGRADALDGRVVIDCNNRTLGDDGNPSLFRFDRPLPERSSAEIIAEDCPGARVVKAFNTIPSPVIELPRERLASHGVSVFVGADDAGAKAVVIGLAEELGFIGVDAGGLAHAHLVEAAADLLRLEIGPLGRGPYATLSLHVLPEA from the coding sequence ATGGAACGAACGCCCGTCCACGGTCCTAATGCCGTCCATCAGCCTCGTGCGGGGGTTCGGAGGGACATCATGAAGATCGGCATCATCGGCACCGGCCACATGGGTCGTGCGCTCGGCACCGGCTGGGCCCGCAGCGGCCATGCCGTGCTGTTCGGCTCGCGCGACCGTGCCAAGGCCGAGAGCGCGGCGGCGGCCGCGCCCTCGGCCCGGGCCGGCAGCTTCGCCGAGGCGGCGGCCTTCGGCGAGGTCGTGCTCTACACGGTCCGCGACGTGCTGCCCTCCGCCCTGCTCGGGCGCGCCGACGCCCTCGACGGCCGGGTCGTCATCGACTGCAACAACCGTACGCTCGGTGACGACGGCAACCCCTCGCTGTTCCGCTTCGACCGGCCGCTGCCCGAGCGCTCCTCCGCCGAGATCATCGCCGAGGATTGCCCGGGCGCCCGGGTGGTCAAGGCCTTCAACACCATCCCGAGCCCGGTGATCGAGCTGCCGCGCGAGCGCCTCGCGTCGCACGGCGTCTCGGTCTTCGTCGGCGCCGACGATGCCGGCGCCAAGGCCGTCGTCATCGGCCTCGCCGAGGAGCTCGGTTTCATCGGCGTCGACGCAGGCGGACTGGCGCACGCCCATCTCGTGGAGGCCGCGGCGGATCTGCTGCGCCTCGAGATCGGACCGCTCGGCCGCGGCCCCTACGCCACCCTGTCGCTGCACGTGCTGCCGGAGGCCTGA
- a CDS encoding BrnA antitoxin family protein — MATGRTRRPQDPFAAAQAVFSPAPAPRPPEPQRAAVPVVKETVTLRIDSDVLAVFQEDGPGWQDRINAALRKATGL, encoded by the coding sequence ATGGCCACGGGCCGGACGAGACGACCGCAGGACCCCTTTGCCGCCGCGCAGGCCGTGTTCTCACCGGCGCCGGCCCCGCGGCCGCCGGAGCCCCAGCGCGCCGCCGTGCCTGTCGTGAAGGAGACCGTGACGCTGCGCATCGACAGCGACGTGCTCGCCGTCTTCCAGGAGGACGGCCCCGGCTGGCAGGATCGCATCAACGCCGCGCTGCGCAAGGCCACGGGCCTGTAG
- a CDS encoding FAD binding domain-containing protein, giving the protein MKSFTYERARTPAEAASAVARTEGARFIAGGTNLLDLMKLEIETPTHLVDVNGLRLDTIEPTPEGGLRIGALVRNTDLAADPRVRRDYALLSRALLAGASGQLRNKATTAGNLLQRTRCPYFYDTNQPCNKRRPGSGCAAIGGFSRPLAVIGVSDACIATHPSDMAVAMRALDAVVETVRSDGTTRRIPIAEFHRLPAQTPHVETALEPGELITAVTLPRPLGGRQIYRKVRDRASYAFALVSVGAVVQPDGTGRVAMGGLAHKPWRVEAAEAELPRGAAAVAAKLLAGARPTEENAFKLVLAERTLQAVLTEARS; this is encoded by the coding sequence ATGAAGTCCTTCACCTATGAGCGCGCCCGCACGCCTGCCGAGGCCGCCTCGGCCGTGGCCCGCACCGAGGGCGCCAGGTTCATCGCCGGCGGCACCAACCTCCTCGACCTGATGAAGCTCGAGATCGAGACGCCGACCCATCTCGTCGACGTCAACGGCCTCAGGCTCGACACGATCGAGCCGACGCCCGAGGGCGGCCTGCGCATCGGCGCCCTGGTGCGCAACACCGATCTCGCCGCCGATCCGCGGGTGCGGCGCGACTATGCGCTCCTGTCGCGCGCGCTGCTCGCCGGCGCCTCCGGCCAGCTGCGCAACAAGGCGACCACCGCGGGCAATCTGCTCCAGCGCACCCGCTGCCCCTATTTCTACGACACCAACCAGCCCTGCAACAAACGCCGGCCCGGCAGCGGCTGCGCCGCCATCGGCGGCTTCAGCCGGCCGCTGGCGGTGATCGGCGTCAGCGACGCCTGCATCGCCACCCATCCCAGCGACATGGCGGTGGCGATGCGAGCGCTCGATGCCGTGGTGGAGACGGTCAGGTCCGACGGCACGACCCGGCGCATCCCGATCGCCGAGTTCCACCGGCTGCCGGCGCAGACGCCGCATGTCGAGACCGCGCTGGAGCCGGGCGAGCTGATCACGGCGGTGACGTTGCCGAGGCCCCTCGGCGGCCGCCAGATCTACCGCAAGGTGCGCGACCGCGCCTCCTATGCCTTCGCGCTGGTCTCGGTCGGCGCGGTGGTCCAGCCCGACGGGACCGGGCGCGTCGCCATGGGCGGCCTCGCCCACAAGCCCTGGCGGGTCGAGGCGGCGGAGGCCGAGCTGCCGCGCGGCGCCGCGGCCGTCGCGGCGAAGCTCCTCGCCGGCGCCAGGCCGACTGAGGAGAACGCCTTCAAGCTGGTGCTGGCCGAGCGCACGCTCCAGGCGGTGCTGACCGAGGCGAGGAGCTGA
- a CDS encoding host attachment family protein, producing MTDIRIPKDALVLIGDGAKALFFRNRGSAMVPKLAIESVMEPAAAQAEATAMPGATPALPDTRQAEERFAAEVAEHLYRRAHDNAFADLVVVAAPRVLGSLRKAMHKCVADRVRAELPKELTSHPVAEIERALSS from the coding sequence ATGACCGATATCCGCATCCCGAAAGACGCCCTCGTCCTGATCGGCGACGGCGCCAAGGCGCTGTTCTTCCGCAACCGCGGCAGCGCCATGGTCCCGAAGCTCGCGATCGAAAGCGTGATGGAGCCGGCGGCGGCGCAAGCCGAGGCGACGGCCATGCCGGGCGCGACGCCCGCGCTGCCCGACACGCGGCAGGCGGAGGAGCGCTTCGCAGCCGAGGTGGCCGAGCACCTCTACCGCCGGGCGCACGACAATGCCTTCGCCGACCTCGTGGTGGTCGCCGCGCCCCGCGTGCTCGGCAGCTTGCGCAAGGCGATGCACAAATGCGTGGCGGACCGGGTGCGCGCCGAGCTGCCGAAGGAGCTGACCTCCCATCCCGTGGCCGAGATCGAGCGGGCACTGAGCAGCTGA
- a CDS encoding cupin domain-containing protein, with product MDIEASADPALAGPAERPAGSIGIERTLQAPSRARDARMTFEPGSRTGWQAHPVGQTLIVTAGSGRVQRWAAPVEAVQPGDALWIAPGERHWLGAAAGEAVTFAVVRRRRDTGAEMDGGDEAAAQAA from the coding sequence ATGGACATCGAGGCAAGCGCAGACCCCGCCCTGGCCGGACCGGCCGAGCGGCCTGCCGGCAGCATCGGCATCGAGCGCACGCTCCAGGCTCCGTCCCGGGCCCGGGACGCCCGCATGACCTTCGAGCCCGGCAGCCGCACGGGATGGCAGGCCCATCCTGTCGGGCAGACCCTGATCGTCACCGCCGGATCCGGCCGGGTGCAGCGCTGGGCGGCGCCCGTCGAGGCGGTGCAGCCGGGCGACGCGCTGTGGATCGCGCCGGGCGAGCGGCACTGGCTCGGCGCCGCGGCCGGGGAGGCCGTGACGTTCGCCGTCGTGCGCCGGCGCCGCGACACCGGCGCGGAGATGGACGGCGGCGACGAGGCTGCGGCACAGGCCGCCTGA
- a CDS encoding NAD(P)-dependent alcohol dehydrogenase → MKTLGYAAQSADSPLTPFAFERRALRPNDVAMEVLYTGICHTDLHQARNDWGWSKYPIVPGHGIVGRVTGVGHEVTRYKVGDHVAVGCMVDSCQQCDQCRRGEEQLCRKGNTQTYNDRDRITCEPTYGGYSKHLVVREEFALRVPDGLDLSKTAPLLCAGITTYSPLRTWNVGPGSRVGVVGLGGLGHMAVKLAAGLGADVTVMSRSRDKEADALALGADRLLVSSDAAAMAEAANGFDLIIDTVPVKHDINPYLPLLDVDGTLVLVGQVGPLAEPSTVPLLLGRRRIAGSPIGGIAETQEMLDFCARKNILPDCEMIRMDEINGAFERLERADVRYRFVIDMASLSAPADA, encoded by the coding sequence ATGAAGACGCTCGGTTATGCCGCGCAATCGGCGGACAGCCCCCTCACGCCGTTCGCCTTCGAGCGGCGCGCGCTGCGCCCCAACGACGTGGCAATGGAGGTGCTCTACACCGGCATCTGCCACACCGACCTCCACCAGGCCCGCAACGACTGGGGCTGGAGCAAGTACCCCATCGTTCCCGGCCACGGGATCGTCGGCCGCGTCACCGGCGTCGGCCACGAGGTCACCCGCTACAAGGTCGGCGACCATGTGGCGGTCGGCTGCATGGTCGATTCCTGCCAGCAATGCGACCAGTGCCGGCGGGGCGAGGAGCAGCTCTGCCGCAAGGGCAACACCCAGACCTACAACGACCGCGACCGCATCACCTGCGAGCCGACCTATGGCGGCTATTCCAAGCATCTCGTCGTGCGCGAGGAGTTCGCGCTGCGGGTGCCGGATGGGCTCGACCTGTCGAAGACCGCGCCGCTCCTGTGCGCCGGCATCACCACCTATTCGCCGCTGCGCACCTGGAATGTCGGCCCGGGCAGCCGCGTCGGCGTGGTCGGCCTCGGCGGGCTCGGCCATATGGCGGTCAAGCTCGCGGCCGGCCTCGGCGCCGACGTGACCGTCATGAGCCGGTCCAGGGACAAGGAGGCCGACGCGCTGGCGCTCGGCGCCGACCGTCTCCTCGTCTCGTCCGACGCGGCGGCGATGGCCGAGGCCGCGAACGGGTTCGACCTCATCATCGACACGGTTCCGGTCAAGCACGACATCAACCCCTACCTGCCGCTGCTGGACGTCGACGGCACGCTGGTGCTCGTCGGGCAGGTCGGGCCGCTGGCGGAGCCGAGCACCGTGCCCCTGCTGCTGGGGCGCCGCCGCATCGCCGGCTCGCCGATCGGCGGCATCGCCGAGACCCAGGAGATGCTCGATTTCTGCGCCCGCAAAAACATCCTGCCGGATTGCGAGATGATCCGGATGGATGAGATCAACGGGGCCTTCGAGCGGCTGGAGCGCGCCGACGTCCGCTACCGCTTCGTCATCGACATGGCGTCGCTGTCCGCACCGGCGGACGCGTGA